One segment of Ficedula albicollis isolate OC2 chromosome 2, FicAlb1.5, whole genome shotgun sequence DNA contains the following:
- the NPC1 gene encoding Niemann-Pick C1 protein: MGTPQGGPGRGGLRFLVLLLLLSPVRVLPQTCVWYGECGVASGDKRYNCAYDGPPIALPEDGYDLMQELCPGLFFGNVSTCCDVHQLQTLKNNLQLPLQFLSRCPSCFYNLINLFCELTCSPNQSDFLNVTSTIPYENKSSITELQYFIGDRFANAMYNACKDVEAPSSNVKALGLLCGKDVKDCNATNWIEYMFSKDNGQTPFSIIPIFSDVPVHGMKPMNNATKGCNESMDDSTGPCSCQDCSIVCGPKPQPPPLPPPWLLFGLDAVYVIMWISYMGFLLIFFALVFGVWCYRRRHFVSEYTPIDSNVAFSANSHRDHGNITCGERLGERFENGLRMTFTSWGAFCVRNPRPVILFSVVFIAMCCSGFVYIKATTNPVDLWSAPSSQARKEKEYFDTHFGPFFRTEQIIIQAPKSRPDTYSPYPSGEDVPFGPPLTKDILHQVLDLQDAIVNITASYDNETVMLKDICLAPLAPYNNNCTILSVLNYFQNSHSVLDHTVGDEFFVYADYHTHFLYCVRAPASLNDTSLLHDPCLGTFGGPVFPWLVLGGYDDDNYNNATALVITFPVNNYYNDSKKLMKALAWEKEFINFLKNYNNSNLTISFSAERSIEDEINRESNSDVSVVLISYIVMFVYISIALGHIQSCRRLLVDSKISLGIAGILIVLSSVACSIGIFSYFGIPLTLIVIEVIPFLVLAIGVDNIFIMVQTLQRDERIQGETLDKQIGRVLGDVAPSMFLSSFSETVAFFLGTLSTMPAVRTFSLFAGMAVLIDFILQVTCFVSLLGLDIKRQESNRLDILCCIKSSEEMSGVQRSENMLFLFFKNLFSPYLLKDWMRPIVIAVFVGILSFSAAVMHNVEIGLDQSLSMPDDSYVIDYFSHISKYLHAGPPVYFVLEEGHNYTSLEGQNMVCGGMGCNNDSLVQQIFNAAEIGSYTRIGYAPSSWIDDYFDWVKPQSSCCRVYNTTGQFCNASVSDPSCTRCRPLTPEGKQRPQGEDFMTFLPMFLSDNPNPKCGKGGHAAYYSAVNFINNKTEIGATYFMTYHTVLKTSSDFIDAMRKARIIADNITETMGIKEKNYRVFPYSVFYVFYEQYLTIVHDAIFNLCISLGSIFLVTTVLLGFEVWAAVVVSITIAMIIVNMFGVMWLWGISLNAVSLVNLVMSCGIAVEFCSHVTRAFTISTKGSRVERAEEALSHMGSSVFSGITLTKFGGIVVLAFSKSQIFKIFYFRMYLAMVVLGATHGLIFLPVLLSYIGPSVNKAKTRAAQERTRGTERERLLYF, encoded by the exons GTACTCCCACAAACGTGTGTCTGGTATGGAGAATGTGGAGTTGCTTCTGGAGACAAGAGGTACAACTGTGCTTATGATGGGCCACCAATAGCACTACCAGAAGATGGTTATGACTTAATGCAG gaactCTGTCCAGGTTTATTCTTTGGCAATGTTAGCACTTGCTGTGATGTTCATCAGCTTCAGACTTTGAAAAATAActtgcagctgcctctgcagttTCTCTCCAG ATGTCCTTCGTGTTTTTACAACTTGATAAACCTCTTCTGTGAACTGACTTGTAGTCCAAATCAGTCTGACTTTTTGAATGTTACAAGCACTATACCTTATGAGAACAAAAGTAGCATTACAGAGCTGCAGTACTTTATTGGAGATCGATTTGCTAATG CAATGTACAATGCCTGCAAAGATGTGGAGGCTCCATCGAGCAATGTTAAAGCACTGGGGTTGCTGTGTGGGAAGGATGTCAAGGACTGCAATGCAACCAACTGGATTGAGTACATGTTTAGTAAAGACAATGGACAAACTCCTTTCAGCATAATTCCAATCTTTTCGG ATGTTCCTGTCCATGGAATGAAGCCTATGAATAATGCTACCAAAGGCTGTAATGAGTCTATGGATGATTCAACAGGACCATGCAGCTGTCAGGACTGTTCAATTGTTTGTGGTCCGAAACCTCAACCCCCTCCATTGCCTCCTCCTTGgctgttgtttggtttggatgCTGTATATGTCATCATGTGGATCTCATACATGGGCTTTCTACTCATATTTTTTGCACTGGTTTTTGGAGTCTGGTGTTACAG GCGGCGCCACTTTGTCTCAGAGTACACCCCAATTGACAGCAATGTAGCCTTTTCTGCAAATTCTCACCGTGACCATG GAAACATTACATGTGGTGAAAGGCTTGGTGAAAGGTTTGAGAATGGCCTGAGGATGACATTTACTTCATGGGGGGCTTTCTGCGTCAGAAATCCACGTCCTGTTATCCTTTTCTCTGTGGTCTTCATTGCAATGTGCTGCTCAGGCTTTGTATATATTAAAGCAACTACAAATCCTGTAGATCTCTGGTCAGCCCCAAGCAGCCAAGCCCGCAAGGAGAAGGAATACTTTGACACACACTTTGGGCCTTTCTTCCGTACTGAACAGATTATCATTCAAGCACCGAAGAGTCGCCCAGACACCTACTCACCTTACCCATCAGGAGAAGATGTACCTTTTGGGCCTCCCCTTACTAAAGATATTCTCCATCAG gtactGGATTTGCAGGATGCTATTGTCAACATAACTGCTTCTTATGACAATGAGACTGTAATGCTGAAGGACATTTGCCTGGCTCCTCTTGCTCCCTACAACAACAACTGCACTATCCTGAGTGTACTCAACTACTTTCAGAATAGCCATTCTGTTCTGGATCACACTGTTGGGGATGAGTTCTTTGTCTATGCTGATTACCACACTCACTTCTTATACTGTGTTCG GGCTCCAGCATCACTGAATGACACAAGCTTGCTTCACGATCCCTGCTTAGGAACGTTTGGTGGACCTGTATTTCCATGGCTGGTGTTGGGAGGATACGATG ATGATAACTATAATAATGCTACAGCTCTTGTTATTACTTTTCCTGTCAACAACTACTACAATGATTCAAAAAAGCTGATGAAAGCCTTGGCATGGGAAAAAGA atttATTAACTTTCTGAAGAACTATAATAATTCAAACTTAACAATATCATTTTCTGCTGAACGGAGTATTGAAGACGAGATCAATCGTGAAAGCAACAGTGATGTCAGCGTTGTGTTGATAAGCTATATTGTGATGTTTGTGTACATCTCAATAGCTTTGGGACATATCCAGAGCTGTAGAAGACTGCTG GTGGATTCGAAGATCTCTCTGGGCATTGCAGGCATCCTGATTGTACTGAGCTCAGTAGCATGTTCTATAGGCATTTTCAGCTACTTTGGAATACCACTGACACTGATTGTGATAGAAGTAATTCCTTTCTTGGTGCTGGCTATTGGAGTGGACAACATCTTCATTATGGTTCAGACACTTCAG AGAGATGAACGCATTCAGGGTGAAACTCTGGATAAACAGATTGGCAGAGTCTTGGGAGATGTGGCACCCAGTATGTTTCTCTCATCCTTTTCGGAGACTGTGGCATTCTTTCTTG GGACACTGTCTACGATGCCAGCGGTTCGCACGTTCTCCCTGTTTGCTGGAATGGCTGTGCTCATAGACTTTATTCTTCAAGTCACTTGCTTCGTGAGTCTCCTGGGCTTGGATATTAAGCGTCAAGAG AGTAATAGACTGGATATTCTGTGTTGCATCAAAAGCAGTGAAGAAATGAGTGGAGTCCAGCGTTCTGAGAACAtgttatttctgttcttcaaaaatctgttttctccGTATCTGCTTAAGGATTGGATGAGACCAATAGTA aTAGCAGTGTTTGTGGGTATCCTGTCATTCAGTGCAGCAGTTATGCACAATGTAGAGATTGGACTAGATCAGTCTCTCTCAATGCCAGAT GACTCCTATGTAATAGATTACTTCAGCCACATCAGCAAGTACCTGCACGCGGGTCCCCCTGTCTACTTTGTCCTAGAAGAAGGACACAACTACACCTCTTTGGAAGGGCAGAACATGGTGTGTGGTGGAATGGGATGTAATAATGATTCACTTGTCCAGCAAATCTTCAATGCTGCAGAAATTGGTAGCTA caCAAGGATAGGCTATGCCCCATCATCCTGGATTGATGACTACTTTGACTGGGTGAAGCCACAGTCGTCCTGTTGCAGAGTGTACAATACCACTGGACAGTTCTGCAATGCTTCAG TCAGCGATCCATCCTGCACCCGTTGTCGACCACTGACTCCAGAAGGCAAGCAGAGACCACAGGGTGAAGACTTCATGACCTTTTTGCCAATGTTCCTGTCAGACAACCCTAATCCTAAATGTGGCAAAGG AGGACATGCTGCGTATTACTCCGCTGTCAACTTTATAAACAACAAAACTGAGATTGGAGCCACTTACTTTATGACTTACCATACTGTACTGAAAACATCATCTGATTTTATTGATGCTATGAGGAAAGCTCGGATTATAGCAGACAATATTACTGAAACCATGGGCATCAAAGAGAAGAACTACCGAGTGTTTCCGTACAG TGTGTTTTATGTCTTCTATGAACAATACTTGACAATTGTGCACGATGCTATCTTTAACCTCTGCATCTCTTTGGGATCAATATTTTTGGTGACAACTGTGCTTCTTGGTTTTGAAGTATGGGCTGCTGTTGTGGTTTCAATAACTATTGCTATGATAATCGTCAACATGTTTGGAGTGATGTGGCTCTGGGGCATCAGCTTGAATGCAGTTTCATTAGTAAATCTTGTCATG AGCTGTGGTATTGCTGTGGAATTCTGCAGTCATGTGACAAGGGCATTCACCATCAGTACCAAGGGCAGTAGAGTGGAGCGTGCAGAAGAAGCTCTGTCTCACATGGGCAGCTCA GTTTTCAGTGGTATCACGCTGACCAAATTTGGAGGAATTGTAGTATTGGCTTTTTCCAAATCTCAAATCTTCAAGATATTCTACTTCAGGATGTATCTTGCTATGGTTGTGCTGGGAGCAACACATGGACTGATATTTCTTCCAGTTCTGCTTAGTTACATAG GCCCATCAGTAAATAAAGCTAAAACTCGTGCTGCACAAGAGAGGACCAGAGGTACAGAACGGGAGAGACTCCTCTACTTCTAG